The Papio anubis isolate 15944 chromosome 1, Panubis1.0, whole genome shotgun sequence genome window below encodes:
- the ANGPTL3 gene encoding angiopoietin-related protein 3 produces MFTIKLLLFIVPLVISSRIDQDNSSFDSVSPEPKSRFAMLDDVKILANGLLQLGHGLKDFVHKTKGQINDIFQKLNIFDQSFYDLSLQTSEIKEEEKELRRTTYKLQVKNEEVKNMSLELNSKLESLLEEKILLQQKVKYLEEQLTNLIQNQPETPEHPEVTSLKSFVEKQDNSIKDLLQTVEEQYKQLNQQHSQIKEIENQLRMTNIQEPTEISLSSKPRAPRTTPFLQLNEIRNVKHDGIPADCTTIYNRGEHISGMYAIRPSNSQVFHVYCDVVSGSPWTLIQHRIDGSQNFNETWENYKYGFGRLDGEFWLGLEKIYSIVKQSNYVLRIELEDWKDNKHYIEYSFYLGNHETNYTLHVVKITGNVPNAIPENKDLVFSTWDHKAKGHFSCPESYSGGWWWHDECGENNLNGKYNKPRTKSKPERRRGLSWKSQNGRLYSIKSTKMLIHPTDSESFE; encoded by the exons ATGTTCACAATTAAGCTCCTTCTTTTTATTGTTCCTCTAGTTATTTCCTCCAGAATTGACCAAGACAATTCATCATTTGATTCTGTATCTCCAGAGCCAAAATCAAGATTTGCTATGTTAGACGATGTAAAAATTTTAGCCAATGGCCTCCTTCAGTTGGGACATGGTCTTAAAGACTTTGTCCATAAGACTAAGGGCCAAATTAATGACATATTTCAAAAACTCAACATATTTGATCAGTCTTTTTATGATCTATCACTGCAAACCAGTGaaatcaaagaagaagaaaaggaactgAGAAGAACTACATATAAACTACAAGTCAAAAATGAAGAGGTAAAGAATATGTCACTTGAACTCAACTCAAAACTTGAAAGCCTCCTAGAAGAAAAAATTCTACTtcaacaaaaagtgaaatatttagaaGAGCAACTAACTAACTTAATTCAAAATCAACCTGAAACTCCAGAACATCCAGAAGTAACTTCACTTAAA AGTTTTGTAGAAAAACAAGATAATAGCATCAAAGACCTTCTCCAGACTGTGGAAGAACAATATAAGCAATTAAACCAACAGCATagtcaaataaaagaaatagaaaatcag CTCAGAATGACTAATATTCAAGAACCCACAGAAATTTCTCTATCTTCCAAGCCAAGAGCACCAAGAACTACTCCCTTTCTTCAGCtgaatgaaataagaaatgtaaaacatGATG GCATTCCTGCTGATTGTACCACCATTTACAATAGAGGTGAACATATAAGTGGCATGTATGCCATCAGACCCAGCAACTCTCAAGTTTTTCATGTCTACTGTGATGTTGTATCAG GTAGTCCATGGACATTAATTCAACATCGAATAGATGGATCACAAAACTTCAATGAAACGTGGGAGAACTACAAATATGGTTTCGGGAGGCTTGATG gAGAATTCTGGTTGGGCCTAGAGAAGATATACTCCATAGTGAAGCAATCTAATTACGTTTTACGAATTGAGTTGGAAGACTGGAAAGACAACAAACATTATATTGAATATTCTTTTTACTTGGGAAATCACGAAACCAACTATACGCTACATGTAGTTAAGATTACTGGCAATGTCCCCAATGCAATCCCGGAAAACAAAGATTTGGTGTTTTCTACTTGGGATCACAAAGCAAAAGGACACTTCAGCTGTCCAGAGAGTTATTCAG GAGGCTGGTGGTGGCATGATGAGTGTGgagaaaacaacctaaatggtAAATATAACAAACCAAGAACAAAATCTAAGCCAGAGCGGAGAAGAGGATTATCCTGGAAGTCTCAAAATGGAAGGTTATACTCTATAAAATCAACCAAAATGTTGATCCATCCAACAGATTCAGAAAGCTTTGAATGA